In the Sediminibacter sp. Hel_I_10 genome, one interval contains:
- a CDS encoding bile acid:sodium symporter family protein, which produces MHIKFDKFIMAIIMVIIIAYVFPQWGTADSAVPINTISAIGISLIFFFYGVKLSPSKLKAGLSNWKLHLLIQTSTFLLFPLLVLIFRPLIEDEAQETIWLAFFFLAALPSTVSSSVVMVSIAKGNIPAAIFNASISGIIGIVLTPLWMGLFVHDAQTDFDFTAIYTKLIVQIILPVVVGMLMQRFLGDFVQRHSSKLTLFDKSIILLIIYKSFAESFSERLFSSVSVLDLLALFGGVLALFLMVFVTTGFFSKLLGFSIEDRITAQFCGTKKSLVHGTVFSKILFGNMAALGLILLPLMLFHASQIMIISAIASKYQKRQMLE; this is translated from the coding sequence GTACAGCCGATAGTGCGGTTCCTATCAACACCATTAGTGCGATAGGAATTTCCTTGATCTTCTTCTTTTACGGGGTGAAATTGAGTCCGTCAAAATTGAAAGCCGGACTTTCAAACTGGAAATTACACTTGCTAATACAGACGTCTACCTTCCTTCTCTTTCCCTTATTAGTACTGATATTTAGACCTCTAATTGAAGACGAGGCGCAAGAAACCATCTGGTTGGCATTTTTCTTTTTGGCAGCCCTCCCCTCTACCGTAAGCTCCTCTGTGGTGATGGTATCTATCGCCAAAGGGAACATTCCGGCTGCTATTTTCAATGCCAGTATCTCAGGGATTATCGGTATTGTGCTTACTCCACTTTGGATGGGACTGTTTGTTCATGACGCTCAAACTGATTTTGATTTTACAGCGATTTACACCAAACTTATCGTGCAAATTATTTTACCGGTTGTGGTGGGCATGCTCATGCAGCGCTTTCTAGGTGATTTTGTGCAGCGACATAGCAGTAAATTGACCTTGTTTGACAAAAGCATCATCTTGCTCATTATCTATAAGAGTTTTGCAGAATCTTTTTCAGAACGGCTGTTCAGTTCGGTTTCGGTTTTAGATTTGCTAGCTTTATTTGGAGGTGTATTAGCTTTGTTTTTGATGGTGTTTGTTACCACAGGCTTTTTTTCAAAGCTGTTAGGCTTCAGTATAGAAGATCGAATCACTGCTCAATTTTGTGGTACTAAAAAATCATTGGTTCATGGAACCGTATTTTCAAAAATACTGTTTGGCAATATGGCGGCTTTGGGGTTAATTTTACTCCCCTTGATGCTTTTTCATGCGTCTCAGATTATGATCATTAGTGCCATTGCCTCAAAATATCAAAAACGCCAAATGCTGGAATAA